A section of the Streptomyces sp. V3I8 genome encodes:
- the bagZ gene encoding bagremycin/ferroverdin biosynthesis copper chaperon BagZ/FevE, with the protein MKRRDVMKGVAGAAAVVAAPAAVIHAGNTWAASNDDTAATRAADESGDLYTEQYKGRTITVSKSTEKVHIDGSELHLMKLGEDAYLSSMCHYRFEPTPLAAGRQAVDELRGANLLPSGGHHA; encoded by the coding sequence ATGAAACGACGTGACGTGATGAAGGGCGTGGCGGGCGCCGCCGCGGTCGTGGCGGCGCCCGCCGCCGTCATCCACGCAGGCAACACCTGGGCCGCGTCCAACGACGACACGGCCGCGACCCGGGCCGCCGACGAGTCCGGGGACCTGTACACCGAGCAGTACAAGGGCCGCACGATCACCGTGTCGAAGAGCACCGAGAAGGTGCACATCGACGGCAGCGAACTGCACCTGATGAAGCTGGGTGAGGACGCCTACCTCAGCTCGATGTGCCACTACCGGTTCGAGCCCACCCCGCTGGCCGCCGGCCGGCAGGCCGTCGACGAGCTGCGCGGGGCGAACCTGCTGCCCTCCGGCGGCCACCATGCCTGA